A portion of the Edaphobacter lichenicola genome contains these proteins:
- a CDS encoding alpha/beta fold hydrolase — protein sequence MSSHLQAAALLLFLSTTAAIAQTATANDPAIRTIADANKNLTGTPPHGTEWSPDGKLLTYIASEDDTTGKSGDIVQIDASTGHASVLATAEQLSKLTSADVNEKDADHRARYGMSAYIWAADSKHLLLDNGGRLWLYDIAAGNGTLIVDTHEGSGDDPKFSPDAKSVSYLHNHNLYVHPVAATGKETALTHDTADTLLNGEVDWVYLEELDVRSNYFWSPDSKSIAYLQMDEARVPQYPITDWIPTHPTIDNQRYPQPGDPNPTVRVGIVPTKGGKTKFISVPFSPNNDYIPRFGWVDANTVYIEVLTRDQQHLNLYFADARTGKTRLVYTGTDTKYLDFSTDLNILPHGRFVIMSWRDGHSHLYLYSFNEHHPLDADATLTRQLTSGDFEVESIDSIDEKSDTVFYSSNETSPLEDNLWSIKLDGTSKEQLTVGRGTHGTRTSPDGTHFTDYYSDATTPPVISLCTVGKTCTPYWKSKPAVKASGVTSAIVSVIAADGKTKLYGRLTLPTSASPTSVSVPLILNPYNGPTPESSIRNSWSSSQGFNELLAQHGFAVLDVDTRGSGGRGRDFQQAAYRNFGPVQFSDQMAALDQILIQYPQLDPKRIGWWGWSWGGTFTLYAMTHTDRIRAGVAVAPVTDWRNYDSIYTERYLGIPAAKPDANDVYTLDSPITNAAKLNGRLLIAQGTGDDNVHMANTIQFIQPLIDAGIPYDLQLFPRKTHSIAGPTARDELFNRILWHFETYLKP from the coding sequence ATGTCCAGCCACCTGCAAGCTGCTGCTCTTCTTCTCTTCCTTTCAACAACCGCTGCCATCGCTCAAACGGCCACCGCGAACGATCCCGCCATCCGCACCATCGCCGACGCAAACAAGAACCTCACCGGCACCCCTCCCCACGGCACGGAATGGAGCCCCGACGGAAAGCTCCTCACCTACATCGCCTCCGAAGACGACACCACCGGCAAGAGTGGGGACATCGTGCAGATCGACGCCAGCACCGGCCACGCGAGCGTCCTCGCCACCGCTGAGCAGCTCAGCAAACTCACCTCTGCCGACGTCAACGAAAAAGACGCCGACCACCGCGCCCGCTACGGCATGTCCGCCTACATCTGGGCCGCCGACTCCAAACATCTTCTCCTCGACAACGGCGGCCGTCTCTGGCTCTACGACATCGCTGCCGGCAATGGCACCCTCATCGTCGACACCCACGAAGGCTCCGGCGACGACCCCAAGTTCTCCCCCGACGCCAAATCCGTCTCCTATCTCCACAACCACAATCTCTACGTCCATCCCGTAGCCGCCACCGGCAAAGAGACCGCCCTCACCCACGACACCGCAGATACCCTCCTCAACGGCGAAGTCGACTGGGTCTACCTCGAAGAGCTCGACGTTCGCAGCAACTACTTCTGGTCGCCCGACTCCAAATCCATCGCCTACCTCCAGATGGACGAAGCCAGAGTCCCGCAGTACCCCATCACCGACTGGATCCCTACCCACCCCACCATCGACAACCAGCGCTACCCCCAGCCTGGCGACCCCAACCCCACCGTTCGCGTCGGCATCGTCCCGACCAAAGGCGGCAAGACAAAGTTCATCTCAGTCCCCTTCAGCCCCAACAACGACTACATCCCCCGCTTCGGCTGGGTCGACGCCAACACCGTCTACATTGAAGTCCTCACCCGCGATCAGCAGCACCTCAACCTCTACTTCGCTGACGCCCGCACCGGCAAAACCCGCCTCGTCTACACCGGCACCGACACCAAGTACCTCGACTTCAGCACCGACCTCAACATCCTCCCCCACGGCCGCTTCGTCATCATGAGCTGGCGCGACGGACACTCTCACCTCTACCTCTACAGCTTTAACGAGCACCACCCCCTCGACGCCGACGCAACCCTCACCCGCCAACTCACCAGTGGTGACTTCGAAGTCGAATCCATCGACAGCATCGACGAAAAATCAGACACCGTCTTCTACTCCTCCAACGAGACCTCGCCCCTCGAAGACAACCTCTGGTCCATCAAGCTCGACGGCACCTCCAAAGAGCAGCTAACAGTAGGCCGCGGCACCCACGGCACCCGCACCTCGCCCGACGGCACCCACTTCACCGACTACTACAGCGACGCCACCACGCCGCCCGTCATCAGCCTCTGCACCGTCGGCAAAACCTGCACGCCCTATTGGAAGTCGAAACCTGCCGTCAAAGCCAGCGGAGTCACCAGCGCCATCGTCTCCGTCATCGCCGCCGACGGCAAAACCAAGCTCTACGGTCGCCTCACCCTACCCACTTCAGCAAGCCCCACATCCGTCTCCGTGCCCCTCATCCTCAACCCATACAACGGACCCACCCCCGAAAGCAGCATCCGCAACTCATGGAGCTCCAGCCAGGGCTTCAACGAACTCCTCGCCCAGCACGGCTTCGCGGTCCTCGACGTCGACACGCGCGGCAGCGGCGGCCGCGGACGTGACTTCCAGCAAGCTGCCTACCGCAACTTCGGCCCCGTCCAGTTCTCCGACCAGATGGCCGCCCTCGACCAGATCCTTATCCAATATCCCCAGCTCGACCCCAAACGCATCGGCTGGTGGGGCTGGAGCTGGGGCGGCACCTTCACCCTCTACGCCATGACCCACACCGACCGCATCCGCGCCGGCGTCGCCGTTGCCCCCGTCACCGACTGGCGCAACTACGACTCCATCTACACCGAACGCTACCTCGGCATCCCAGCCGCGAAGCCTGATGCAAACGACGTCTACACCCTCGACTCCCCCATCACCAACGCCGCCAAACTAAACGGCCGTCTCCTCATCGCCCAGGGCACTGGCGACGACAACGTCCACATGGCCAATACCATCCAGTTCATACAGCCCCTCATCGACGCCGGCATCCCCTACGACCTGCAGCTCTTCCCACGCAAGACGCACTCCATCGCAGGGCCCACCGCCCGCGACGAGCTCTTCAACCGCATCCTCTGGCACTTCGAAACCTACCTCAAGCCCTGA